The following are encoded together in the Malaya genurostris strain Urasoe2022 chromosome 3, Malgen_1.1, whole genome shotgun sequence genome:
- the LOC131436933 gene encoding uncharacterized protein LOC131436933 codes for MLIVLTVVHHLITSLNLKHNLNSKHSINESIFDMISIFLNQGVFSNSVFSSYRVLISFILLSGVVLSNTYASGLASVLTIPRYGKPLETIHDFVESPYRWGASSLAWILSLESADTHDIRELVARFDMIPDEEELFRRSLGGDYGLAIEFLNSGYYAYLSFVRQENVQLFDILKQELYFMYTIAYSQRGWPLMEYFNKFNLETIQHGFILHWEKQMIR; via the exons ATGTTGATTGTTCTGACCGTAGTTCATCACTTGATCACTAGCTTGAATCTTAAGCACAACCTAAATTCCAAACATTCAATTAATGAGTCGATTTTTGACATGatctcaattttcttgaatcaAGGAGTATTCTCGAA CTCTGTATTCTCATCGTATCGTGTGTTGATATCATTTATACTTTTATCTGGAGTCGTACTGAGTAATACCTATGCGAGTGGATTAGCAAGTGTTCTAACTATTCCGAGATATGGTAAACCACTTGAAACTATTCACGATTTTGTGGAATCTCCTTACCGGTGGGGTGCATCATCTTTGGCCTGGATTCTTTCTTTGGAATCTGCTGACACC caCGATATCCGAGAGTTGGTAGCTAGATTCGATATGATTCCAGACGAGGAAGAACTCTTCCGTCGTTCCCTGGGTGGAGACTACGGGTTAGCCATAGAATTTTTGAACAGCGGCTACTATGCGTATTTGTCATTTGTTCGACAGGAAAATGTTCAGTTATTTGATATTCTTAAACAAGAACTATATTTTATGTACACAATCGCATATTCACAACGGGGTTGGCCATTGATGGAGTACTTTAACAAGTTCAATCTGGAAACAATTCAGCACGGGTTCATCTTACACTGGGAAAAGCAAATGATTC GTTGA